In the genome of Photobacterium sp. TY1-4, one region contains:
- a CDS encoding DUF2489 domain-containing protein — translation MTLWFGLASAVVAVLAGYAGYLLFKLYQQNQRHKAFLARAQRLEAEGIKQRNANIMESVLIIAQAGKQDECDVSEVTIRLYKLMEVLQGDHQVDFADQYPAMHELYQVVKEMPRGEARKTLEKRERMQLDMTRMKAEARLMDDIKRELDLVLALKA, via the coding sequence GTGACGTTGTGGTTTGGATTGGCCAGCGCGGTGGTTGCCGTGCTGGCGGGGTACGCCGGTTATCTGCTGTTCAAACTGTATCAGCAGAACCAACGCCACAAGGCCTTTTTGGCCCGGGCGCAGCGGCTGGAAGCCGAGGGCATCAAACAGCGCAATGCCAATATTATGGAAAGCGTGCTGATTATTGCCCAGGCCGGGAAGCAGGATGAGTGCGATGTGTCGGAAGTGACCATCCGCTTGTACAAGCTGATGGAGGTGCTGCAAGGCGATCATCAGGTCGATTTTGCCGATCAGTACCCGGCGATGCATGAGTTGTATCAGGTGGTCAAAGAAATGCCGCGGGGCGAAGCGCGCAAAACGCTGGAAAAGCGTGAGCGGATGCAGCTCGATATGACGCGGATGAAAGCCGAAGCCCGGTTGATGGACGACATCAAACGCGAGCTGGACTTAGTCCTGGCCCTGAAAGCCTGA
- the yihI gene encoding Der GTPase-activating protein YihI, whose protein sequence is MTRKKKSRKPGSEGPAVYTQKSTNQLEQEGRLRKKARKRKGLKTGSRHSDGSVADSRAQARAKDPRHGSKKPVPLIVEAKKPMTKKERRLSAEQELAMLENDSQLMVLLDRIEAGENLGAGLQKQVDQKLDRIEQLMNQLGLLEDDEVEVVAAAPSDDDDDDDLLDKFENMDFDDFDKE, encoded by the coding sequence ATGACCCGTAAGAAAAAGAGCCGTAAGCCGGGCTCAGAAGGCCCGGCAGTATATACCCAGAAATCAACCAACCAGCTGGAGCAGGAAGGGCGTCTGCGCAAGAAGGCACGTAAGCGTAAAGGTCTGAAGACCGGCAGCCGTCACTCCGACGGCTCGGTGGCCGACAGCCGTGCCCAGGCCCGCGCGAAAGATCCGCGCCATGGCAGCAAGAAGCCGGTGCCGCTGATCGTCGAGGCGAAGAAGCCGATGACCAAGAAAGAGCGTCGTCTCAGCGCCGAGCAGGAGCTGGCCATGCTGGAAAATGACAGCCAGCTGATGGTGCTGCTGGATCGGATTGAGGCCGGTGAAAACCTGGGCGCCGGATTGCAAAAACAGGTCGACCAGAAACTGGATCGGATTGAGCAGTTGATGAATCAGCTGGGCCTGCTGGAAGACGACGAGGTTGAAGTCGTTGCTGCGGCACCGTCAGATGACGATGACGATGACGACCTGCTGGATAAGTTTGAAAACATGGATTTTGACGATTTCGACAAGGAGTAA
- a CDS encoding class I SAM-dependent methyltransferase, which translates to MQTCPLCQHQSADAFVEDRLRAYFRCQACALIFADPAALLAPADEKAVYDQHENNPADQGYRRFLNRLAEPLSERLGPAPLDGLDFGCGPGPTLSVMLAEMGHQMAIYDPYFADEPALLEATYDFVTCTEAIEHFYTPAREWALLLNMVKPGGWLGLMTKLATDAEAFARWHYKNDPTHVSFFSRETFRFLARRDGLSVEFVGNDVILLRKTQ; encoded by the coding sequence ATGCAGACCTGCCCGCTGTGTCAACATCAGTCGGCTGATGCGTTTGTTGAAGATCGCCTTCGTGCTTATTTCCGCTGTCAGGCCTGTGCGTTGATCTTTGCAGATCCGGCGGCATTGCTGGCCCCGGCGGACGAAAAGGCGGTCTATGATCAGCATGAGAACAACCCGGCCGATCAGGGCTACCGACGCTTTCTCAACCGCCTGGCCGAGCCGCTGAGCGAGCGGTTGGGACCGGCGCCGCTCGACGGGCTGGATTTTGGCTGCGGTCCGGGCCCGACCTTGTCTGTCATGCTGGCAGAGATGGGACATCAGATGGCGATCTATGATCCGTATTTTGCCGATGAGCCGGCGCTCCTGGAGGCAACATATGATTTTGTCACTTGTACCGAAGCGATTGAACACTTTTATACACCGGCCAGGGAGTGGGCGCTGTTACTCAACATGGTCAAGCCCGGCGGATGGCTGGGGCTGATGACCAAGCTGGCGACGGATGCCGAGGCATTTGCCCGCTGGCACTATAAGAACGACCCAACCCACGTGAGCTTTTTCAGCCGCGAAACGTTCCGCTTTCTGGCCCGGCGAGATGGCCTGAGTGTGGAATTTGTTGGAAATGATGTAATTTTGCTGAGGAAAACCCAGTAA
- a CDS encoding c-type cytochrome encodes MKKLALILTLLASCSAWAQGDVEAGKAKAATCAACHGADGNSIMAQYPKIAGQHAGYLEKQLKDFKLAMSTGGKQGRNDPVMGGMAMPLSEQDMADLAAYYASLPISDNTTPESAIAIGQTLYRAGDAERGIAACTACHGPRGNGTSLSGFPKISGQNAEYVKLQLEKFRAGDRSNDMNAMMRAVAAKLTDKEIAALSQYVGGLH; translated from the coding sequence ATGAAGAAATTAGCACTGATATTGACTCTTCTTGCCAGTTGCTCAGCCTGGGCCCAGGGAGATGTGGAAGCTGGAAAAGCAAAAGCCGCGACATGTGCCGCTTGTCATGGAGCAGATGGCAACAGCATTATGGCGCAATACCCGAAAATCGCAGGTCAGCATGCTGGCTATCTGGAAAAACAGCTGAAGGATTTTAAGCTGGCGATGAGTACCGGTGGAAAGCAAGGCCGTAACGATCCGGTTATGGGCGGAATGGCGATGCCATTGAGTGAGCAGGATATGGCTGATCTGGCTGCTTACTACGCTTCGTTACCTATTTCTGACAATACGACGCCGGAATCTGCGATTGCCATCGGTCAGACCCTGTACCGTGCCGGTGATGCTGAGCGTGGGATTGCGGCTTGTACGGCCTGTCACGGTCCGCGCGGAAACGGCACCAGCCTGTCGGGCTTCCCGAAAATTTCCGGTCAGAATGCCGAGTATGTCAAACTGCAGCTGGAGAAATTCCGTGCCGGCGATCGCAGCAACGACATGAATGCCATGATGCGCGCCGTGGCAGCGAAATTGACTGATAAAGAAATTGCCGCTCTGTCCCAATACGTTGGTGGCCTACACTAA
- the yihA gene encoding ribosome biogenesis GTP-binding protein YihA/YsxC, whose product MNQTLNYRNTGFITSAPTIRHLPNDTGVEIAFAGRSNAGKSSALNRITDQKSLARTSKTPGRTQLINMFEVIPGCNLIDLPGYGYAQVPLEMKIKWQQSLGEYLQKRECLEGLVVLMDIRHPLKDLDQQMIMWAIESRLPVLVLLTKADKLKSGARKQQLMKVRETVKTFGGDVQVEAFSSLKGIGVDQVRRKLDDWFAPELERQQALLDMEAIDSEEHGE is encoded by the coding sequence GTGAATCAAACTCTCAACTATAGAAATACCGGCTTTATCACAAGTGCACCGACTATTCGTCACTTGCCAAACGACACAGGCGTTGAGATCGCATTTGCTGGCCGCTCCAATGCAGGTAAGTCAAGTGCCCTGAACCGAATTACCGATCAGAAGAGCCTGGCCCGGACCTCAAAAACCCCGGGGCGGACCCAGTTAATCAACATGTTTGAAGTGATCCCGGGTTGTAACCTGATCGACCTGCCGGGGTACGGCTATGCACAGGTTCCGCTGGAAATGAAGATCAAATGGCAGCAGTCGCTGGGTGAATACCTGCAAAAGCGTGAGTGCCTGGAGGGCCTGGTGGTGCTGATGGATATCCGCCATCCGCTCAAAGATCTCGATCAGCAGATGATCATGTGGGCGATTGAGAGCCGCCTGCCGGTGCTGGTGCTGCTGACCAAGGCCGATAAACTGAAAAGCGGTGCCCGCAAGCAACAACTGATGAAAGTACGCGAAACGGTGAAAACCTTTGGCGGTGATGTTCAGGTTGAAGCCTTCTCATCACTCAAAGGCATTGGCGTCGATCAAGTCCGCCGCAAACTCGACGATTGGTTCGCCCCAGAGCTGGAACGCCAGCAGGCACTGCTGGATATGGAAGCGATCGACAGTGAGGAGCACGGGGAATAA
- the polA gene encoding DNA polymerase I, with amino-acid sequence MATIPENPLILIDGSSYLYRAYHAAPNLTNSDGEPTGAVYGVVNMLRSLLRQFSTEHIAVVFDAKGKTFRDEIYPEYKAHRPPMPDDLRGQIEPLYAIIRAMGLPLIAVPGVEADDVIGTLATQASKANMPVLISTGDKDMAQLVDQNVTLINTMTGVVMDPEGVVEKFGIGPELIIDYLALMGDKVDNIPGVPGVGEKTAKALLTGVGGLDALYANLEAIPALGFRGSKTMPQKLADHKDAAYLSYELATIKLDVELDVTPDELRKGEPDADELTRLFGKLQFRRWLEEMLSGSDGRIVADEKVAAAVPETQAVAPVIDRSGYETVLDEATFNGWLETLKSAEVVAFDTETDGLDYMTANLIGVSFAVEEGKAAYVPVAHDYLDAPDQLDRDWVLAQLKPLLEDPNQAKVGQNLKFDASILARYDIEMQGITFDTMLESYVFNSVIGRHDMDSLALRYLEHKTISFEEIAGKGKKQLTFNQIELEQAGPYAAEDADITLRLHNLLIEKINADAKLKSVFETIEMPLVPVLSRMERTGVLIDSMKLNTQSVEIAARLDALEKQAYEVAGEEFNLSSPKQLQAILFEKMGLPVVKKTPSGTPSTNEEVLQELALDYPLPKLILEYRSLAKLKSTYTDKLPKMINPATGRVHTSYHQAVTATGRLSSSDPNLQNIPVRNEEGRRIRQAFTAPSGYKILAIDYSQIELRIMAHLSGDQALLDAFRHGKDIHAATAAEILGLPIESVTSEQRRRAKAINFGLIYGMSAFGLAKQLDMGRNEAQEYMNVYFERYPGVLEYMESTRTTASEKGYVETLFGRRLYLPDIKSRNGMRRKAAERAAINAPMQGTAADIIKRAMVLVDQWIREQPADRVRLLMQVHDELVFEVQESELESVSDSIRQLMESAAELAVPLIADAGQGDNWEQAH; translated from the coding sequence TCCTGATTGACGGATCCTCGTATCTCTACCGTGCCTATCATGCGGCACCGAACCTCACCAACTCTGACGGTGAGCCGACCGGCGCTGTGTACGGGGTGGTGAACATGTTGCGCAGCCTGTTGCGCCAGTTTTCCACAGAGCATATTGCCGTGGTGTTTGATGCCAAGGGCAAAACCTTCCGTGATGAAATCTACCCGGAATACAAGGCCCACCGACCGCCGATGCCGGATGATTTACGCGGCCAGATTGAGCCGTTGTATGCGATTATCCGGGCCATGGGCTTGCCGTTGATTGCCGTCCCCGGGGTGGAAGCCGATGACGTGATCGGGACCCTGGCGACTCAGGCGTCCAAAGCCAATATGCCGGTGCTGATCAGTACCGGGGATAAAGATATGGCCCAGCTGGTGGATCAGAATGTCACGCTGATCAATACCATGACCGGGGTGGTGATGGACCCGGAAGGGGTGGTGGAAAAATTCGGTATCGGCCCTGAGCTGATCATCGATTACCTGGCGCTGATGGGCGATAAAGTCGATAACATTCCTGGCGTCCCTGGTGTGGGTGAGAAGACGGCGAAGGCGTTGCTGACCGGCGTTGGTGGTCTGGACGCACTGTATGCCAACCTGGAAGCGATCCCGGCGTTGGGTTTTCGCGGCTCGAAAACCATGCCGCAGAAACTGGCCGACCATAAAGACGCCGCTTATCTCTCGTATGAGCTGGCGACCATCAAGCTGGATGTCGAGCTGGATGTGACGCCGGATGAGCTGCGCAAGGGCGAGCCGGATGCGGACGAGCTGACCCGTCTGTTCGGCAAGTTGCAGTTCCGCCGCTGGTTGGAAGAGATGCTGAGCGGCAGCGATGGCCGGATTGTAGCGGACGAGAAAGTTGCCGCCGCAGTCCCTGAAACTCAGGCGGTGGCGCCGGTGATTGATCGCAGCGGCTACGAGACCGTGCTGGATGAAGCCACATTCAACGGCTGGCTGGAGACCCTGAAATCAGCGGAAGTCGTTGCCTTTGATACCGAAACCGATGGTCTGGATTACATGACGGCCAACCTAATTGGGGTATCGTTCGCGGTGGAAGAAGGCAAGGCGGCCTATGTGCCGGTGGCCCATGATTATCTGGATGCGCCGGACCAGCTCGATCGCGACTGGGTGCTGGCCCAGCTCAAGCCGCTGCTGGAAGATCCGAACCAGGCCAAGGTCGGTCAGAACCTGAAGTTCGATGCCTCGATCCTCGCTCGCTACGACATTGAGATGCAGGGGATCACCTTTGATACCATGCTGGAATCCTACGTGTTCAACAGCGTGATCGGCCGCCACGATATGGACAGCCTGGCGCTGCGCTATCTTGAGCACAAGACGATCAGCTTTGAAGAGATTGCCGGGAAAGGGAAGAAGCAGCTGACGTTTAACCAGATCGAGCTGGAGCAGGCCGGGCCGTATGCCGCAGAAGATGCCGATATTACCCTGCGTCTGCACAACCTGCTGATCGAGAAAATCAATGCCGACGCCAAACTCAAGTCGGTGTTTGAAACCATTGAAATGCCGCTGGTGCCGGTCCTGTCGCGGATGGAGCGCACCGGGGTGCTGATTGACAGCATGAAGCTGAACACCCAGTCGGTTGAAATTGCCGCCCGCCTTGATGCGCTGGAGAAGCAGGCATACGAGGTAGCCGGGGAAGAGTTCAACCTCAGCTCGCCGAAGCAGTTGCAGGCGATTTTGTTTGAGAAAATGGGCCTGCCGGTGGTGAAGAAGACGCCGTCCGGCACGCCGTCGACCAACGAAGAAGTGTTGCAGGAGCTGGCGCTGGATTACCCGCTGCCGAAGCTGATCCTCGAATATCGCAGTCTGGCGAAGCTGAAATCGACTTACACTGACAAGTTGCCGAAGATGATTAACCCGGCCACCGGGCGGGTACATACTTCGTATCATCAGGCCGTGACGGCCACCGGGCGTTTGTCATCGAGTGATCCGAACCTGCAGAACATTCCGGTCCGTAACGAAGAGGGCCGCCGGATCCGTCAGGCCTTTACTGCGCCGAGCGGCTACAAGATCCTGGCCATCGACTACTCGCAGATTGAATTGCGGATCATGGCCCATCTGTCTGGCGATCAGGCGCTGCTGGATGCCTTCCGCCACGGCAAGGATATCCACGCCGCGACGGCCGCAGAGATCCTCGGTCTGCCGATCGAATCCGTTACCAGTGAGCAGCGTCGCCGCGCCAAGGCGATTAACTTCGGTTTGATCTACGGCATGAGTGCGTTTGGCCTGGCCAAGCAGCTGGATATGGGCCGCAACGAAGCCCAGGAGTATATGAATGTGTACTTCGAGCGTTATCCGGGCGTGCTGGAATATATGGAAAGCACCCGCACCACGGCGAGTGAGAAAGGGTACGTGGAAACCCTGTTCGGGCGTCGCCTCTACCTGCCGGATATTAAATCGCGAAACGGCATGCGCCGTAAGGCTGCCGAACGGGCGGCGATCAATGCGCCGATGCAGGGCACGGCGGCGGATATCATCAAGCGCGCGATGGTGCTGGTGGATCAGTGGATCCGTGAGCAGCCGGCCGACCGGGTTCGCCTGCTGATGCAAGTACATGACGAACTTGTTTTTGAAGTACAGGAATCTGAGTTGGAAAGCGTCTCCGACAGTATTCGTCAGTTGATGGAATCCGCGGCGGAACTGGCGGTGCCGTTGATCGCGGATGCCGGTCAGGGCGACAACTGGGAGCAGGCCCACTAA